A genomic window from Bradyrhizobium lupini includes:
- a CDS encoding PLP-dependent aminotransferase family protein: MIQMKTNPDRMGARQIYEALRDQILARVYGIDGVLPSSRALAGEMGVARSTVTIAYEQLAAEGFIETRHGARPRVARAVVERGRTRVVSRPSARKVRLSAFGSRLLQDPPRWSEPPRGLVANFRYGELAPSDFPVLAWKKAVTAAMARKPERLAYDDPCGALRLRTALQGYLWRSRSVRCEVDQIVVVNGSQQGLDICARLLLDAGDRFVMEDPGYQMARHTFAATGAEAIPIPVDVDGLETARLDGVEARLAYVTPSHQYPLGGVMPIGRRHQLLAWARANDAYVIEDDYDGEYRYDTKPIPPLHALEGGGNVIYLGTVSKTLSPTLRIGFLVVPSALRSLIAAAKQIMDRHTPLIEQDALASMLESGAYDGHIRRVRRRNAERQRALLDALRRRFGDRVRIEGTAAGLHIVAWFDDLPQKREDALIKAAHAKGVGIYSVSALFVGPRRPRKTVGLVMGYSALEVAQIERGCRLLAQAVAKLD, encoded by the coding sequence ATGATCCAGATGAAGACCAATCCCGACCGCATGGGCGCGCGCCAGATCTACGAGGCTTTGAGAGATCAGATCCTGGCGAGGGTGTATGGGATCGACGGGGTGCTGCCGTCCTCCCGCGCGCTGGCCGGTGAGATGGGCGTGGCGCGCTCGACCGTCACGATCGCCTACGAACAGCTCGCCGCCGAAGGCTTCATCGAGACACGCCATGGCGCGCGACCGCGTGTGGCTCGCGCCGTCGTCGAGCGAGGACGCACGCGCGTAGTGTCGCGGCCGTCGGCGCGGAAGGTGCGGCTGTCGGCCTTCGGGAGCCGGTTGCTTCAAGACCCGCCGCGCTGGTCTGAGCCGCCGCGCGGGCTCGTCGCGAACTTCCGCTATGGCGAGCTCGCGCCGTCGGATTTCCCGGTACTGGCATGGAAAAAGGCCGTGACCGCTGCGATGGCGCGCAAGCCCGAACGGCTGGCCTATGACGATCCCTGCGGAGCGCTGCGGCTGCGGACCGCGCTTCAAGGCTATCTGTGGCGGTCGCGTAGCGTCCGCTGCGAGGTCGATCAGATCGTGGTCGTGAACGGCTCGCAGCAGGGCCTCGACATCTGCGCGCGCCTGCTGCTCGATGCCGGCGACCGCTTCGTGATGGAGGATCCCGGCTACCAGATGGCGCGGCATACTTTCGCAGCAACGGGCGCCGAGGCGATCCCGATTCCCGTCGACGTGGACGGACTGGAGACAGCGCGGCTCGATGGCGTCGAAGCCCGCCTCGCCTATGTCACGCCGTCGCACCAATATCCGCTCGGCGGCGTCATGCCGATCGGCCGCCGGCACCAATTGCTCGCCTGGGCCAGGGCAAACGACGCCTACGTGATCGAGGACGATTACGACGGCGAGTATCGCTACGATACCAAGCCGATCCCGCCGCTGCACGCGCTGGAAGGCGGCGGCAATGTGATCTATCTCGGCACCGTCTCCAAGACGCTCTCGCCGACCTTGCGGATCGGCTTTCTGGTGGTGCCCTCCGCCCTGCGATCCCTGATCGCCGCCGCCAAGCAGATCATGGACCGGCACACGCCGCTGATCGAACAGGACGCTCTCGCGTCGATGCTGGAAAGCGGCGCCTATGACGGCCACATCAGGCGCGTGCGCCGGCGCAACGCCGAACGCCAGCGGGCGCTGCTCGACGCGCTTCGCCGCAGGTTCGGGGACCGCGTCCGGATCGAGGGCACGGCCGCCGGCCTGCACATCGTGGCGTGGTTCGACGACCTGCCGCAGAAGCGAGAGGACGCGTTGATCAAGGCGGCCCATGCAAAGGGCGTCGGCATCTATTCCGTCTCTGCGCTGTTCGTCGGACCTCGCCGACCGCGGAAGACGGTCGGCCTCGTCATGGGCTATTCGGCATTGGAGGTGGCACAGATCGAGCGCGGCTGCAGGCTTCTCGCACAAGCCGTCGCCAAACTGGACTGA
- a CDS encoding carboxylate-amine ligase produces MTLASDVLKLLRLDSSEDRQHLVIRSAGGRGKAAEYSFGIEEEYFLADRRSLEVAIQTPNELFESANWSTGGQAMREMLQSQLEVATNVHVDVADAREELRFLRREVANVAAQYGFVIMACGTHPTAVWRMSQPSPKPRYEEMIEDLRSIGHRNLMCGMHVHVQLPDPEKRMAVMRAMLPHLPLFIALSASSPFWNSHKTGLKGYRLAAYSELPRTGLPELFESRQDYDEYVGALQRSGVIPDESHIWWAMRPSMKHPTLELRAPDTCTFVDDAVAIASLYRCLTRYLYLRPHLSKEVTAVERAIAVENKWRAQRYGTDCIFASKDGPVEISELLSRVIEHIAEDAAALNCMAEVEHCRTIVERGSSAEFQLRAFRDNAEDIAAVSRWIADATISGTSTPAAGVPAPS; encoded by the coding sequence ATGACATTGGCGTCAGACGTCTTGAAACTGCTGCGGCTTGATTCCTCCGAGGACAGGCAGCACCTCGTCATTCGCTCGGCCGGCGGACGCGGCAAGGCTGCGGAATATTCGTTCGGTATCGAGGAGGAATACTTCCTCGCCGATCGCCGCAGCCTGGAGGTCGCGATCCAGACCCCCAATGAGCTATTCGAATCTGCGAATTGGTCGACAGGCGGCCAGGCGATGCGGGAGATGTTACAGTCGCAGCTCGAGGTCGCCACCAACGTGCATGTCGACGTCGCCGACGCGCGCGAAGAGCTTCGCTTCCTGCGTCGCGAAGTCGCAAACGTCGCGGCACAATACGGCTTCGTGATCATGGCCTGCGGCACGCACCCGACCGCGGTCTGGCGCATGTCGCAGCCGAGCCCGAAGCCACGCTACGAGGAGATGATTGAGGATCTGCGCAGCATCGGCCACCGCAACCTGATGTGCGGCATGCACGTGCACGTCCAGTTGCCCGATCCCGAAAAGCGCATGGCGGTGATGCGAGCGATGCTGCCGCATCTGCCCTTGTTCATCGCCCTGTCGGCCTCCTCCCCGTTCTGGAATTCACACAAGACCGGACTGAAGGGCTATCGGCTCGCCGCCTATTCCGAGCTGCCGCGCACTGGCCTGCCCGAATTATTCGAGAGCCGGCAGGATTACGACGAATATGTCGGCGCGTTGCAGCGCTCGGGCGTGATCCCCGATGAAAGTCACATCTGGTGGGCCATGCGCCCCTCGATGAAGCACCCGACCCTCGAGCTGCGTGCGCCCGATACCTGCACCTTCGTCGACGACGCCGTTGCCATTGCCTCGCTCTATCGCTGCCTGACCCGCTATCTCTACCTGCGACCTCATCTCTCGAAAGAGGTCACCGCGGTCGAACGCGCAATTGCGGTGGAAAACAAATGGCGCGCCCAGCGCTACGGCACCGATTGCATCTTTGCCTCCAAGGACGGGCCGGTCGAGATCTCCGAGCTGCTCTCCCGTGTGATCGAGCACATCGCCGAAGACGCCGCCGCGCTGAACTGCATGGCCGAGGTCGAACACTGTCGCACCATCGTCGAACGCGGCAGCTCGGCCGAATTCCAGCTTCGCGCCTTCCGCGACAATGCGGAAGATATCGCCGCCGTGTCGCGCTGGATCGCAGACGCGACGATCTCGGGCACGAGCACCCCCGCCGCAGGCGTTCCCGCGCCTTCATAG
- a CDS encoding class II glutamine amidotransferase: MCRWIAYRGETTSFEPYVTEPEHSLIAQSIRSLQSTAGSNGDGFGLGWYGEHPEPGLYRETRPAWSDENLRYLCRHLRSHLFFAHVRAATGTAVTRQNCHPFACGQWMFMHNGFVGSWNRLRRKVEALIPDAYYPSRTGTTDSEAVFLAMMGAGLDADPLGATHRVLRALVGLVNEGELRERLRFTSAIANGRDLYAFRVAVNDAANTLYFREAGGQVIVVSEPFDKETDWTEVPANHALVARASESAKIVPFDLAISSEVDAEPAPARRIIARG; the protein is encoded by the coding sequence ATGTGCCGCTGGATCGCATACCGGGGCGAGACCACGTCCTTCGAGCCCTATGTCACCGAGCCCGAGCATTCGCTCATCGCGCAAAGCATCCGCTCGCTCCAGTCGACGGCGGGCTCGAATGGCGACGGCTTTGGTCTCGGCTGGTACGGTGAGCATCCGGAGCCTGGTCTTTATCGTGAAACACGCCCCGCTTGGTCGGACGAAAATCTCCGCTACCTCTGCCGCCATTTGCGCTCGCATCTGTTCTTCGCCCATGTGCGCGCCGCCACCGGCACGGCAGTGACGCGGCAGAACTGCCATCCCTTTGCCTGCGGCCAGTGGATGTTCATGCACAATGGTTTCGTCGGCAGCTGGAATCGCCTACGGCGCAAGGTCGAGGCGCTGATCCCCGATGCCTACTACCCCTCGCGGACAGGCACGACCGATTCGGAAGCCGTGTTTCTCGCCATGATGGGCGCGGGTCTCGACGCCGATCCGCTCGGCGCAACGCATCGCGTGCTGCGAGCCCTCGTCGGCCTCGTCAACGAAGGCGAGCTTCGTGAGCGGCTACGCTTCACCAGCGCCATCGCCAACGGCCGGGATCTCTATGCCTTCCGGGTTGCGGTCAACGATGCCGCCAACACGCTCTATTTCCGCGAGGCTGGCGGCCAAGTCATCGTCGTCTCCGAGCCGTTCGACAAGGAAACAGACTGGACGGAAGTGCCCGCGAATCACGCGCTGGTCGCACGTGCGTCCGAGAGCGCGAAAATTGTTCCGTTCGATCTTGCAATTTCCAGTGAGGTCGACGCGGAACCCGCTCCTGCCAGAAGGATTATCGCCCGCGGGTAA
- a CDS encoding redoxin domain-containing protein, with amino-acid sequence MRPDMMPGVTFPDYELSDHTGKHRKLSELQAGDPMVLVLGRGGFCPKDRRQAEGLLQLHREMEVGYCRMVTITTDNITQTSEYRSGVGAHWPFLSDLRRLVQKDLDIAEYTDPVHNPMIPHVIVLEPGLVIHKIYNGYWFFGRPTVEELRQDLRAVGMKCRPDWDIAAPGLRALWDQGRREHFHPYGKAYVETLGERD; translated from the coding sequence ATGCGACCTGACATGATGCCGGGAGTAACCTTCCCGGATTACGAACTCAGCGACCACACCGGCAAGCACCGGAAGCTCTCCGAACTGCAGGCGGGCGATCCAATGGTGCTCGTGCTCGGCCGCGGCGGATTTTGTCCCAAGGATCGTCGCCAGGCCGAAGGCTTGCTGCAACTCCATCGCGAGATGGAGGTGGGCTATTGCCGGATGGTCACGATCACGACCGACAACATCACCCAGACCAGCGAATATCGCAGCGGCGTCGGAGCGCACTGGCCCTTTCTCTCGGATTTGCGGCGCCTCGTTCAGAAGGATCTCGACATCGCCGAATACACCGACCCCGTCCATAATCCGATGATTCCGCACGTGATCGTGCTCGAGCCCGGCCTCGTCATTCACAAGATCTACAACGGCTACTGGTTCTTCGGCCGTCCAACCGTCGAAGAGCTCCGCCAGGACCTCAGGGCAGTCGGCATGAAGTGCCGGCCGGATTGGGACATCGCGGCGCCCGGCCTCAGGGCACTGTGGGACCAGGGCCGCAGGGAGCATTTTCATCCCTACGGCAAGGCTTACGTCGAAACTCTCGGCGAACGGGATTAG